A region of Planctomycetota bacterium DNA encodes the following proteins:
- a CDS encoding FtsW/RodA/SpoVE family cell cycle protein has product MIRRLHVQARDWVFLGCIAALLAIGLAFVYSASYRSGPMGEGYYTSSPAKQVQWIAFGALAFVALLFVNYRHLLEHAYVLYLVGLASLVFVLFFGVTSEEISARRWIALGPLRVQPSEFMKLFTILALARYLMDTESHRHLGGLLVPFALVLAPMLLIVKEPDLGMSLVFLPIALAILYAAAARPRHLLLIVAALALAVPLAWPHLRPYQKERILGFLTQDESRSRQELHRLDLYQLEQAKVAIGSGQLFGRGWMQGSQNRLNFIPAKTRNNDFIFAVICEEWGFVGANLVLGLFLLLLALCGRMAEDVHHPGGRLIVVGVVAMLGTQAVINTAMASGQMPIVGLTLPLVSYGGSSIVASLLALGLVFNVSAYRRVSLASDTLDPEAEARRELAPIPEESFMRT; this is encoded by the coding sequence ATGATCCGCCGCCTCCACGTGCAGGCCCGCGACTGGGTTTTCCTCGGCTGCATCGCCGCGCTGCTGGCGATCGGCCTGGCCTTCGTCTACAGCGCGTCGTACCGCTCCGGCCCGATGGGCGAGGGCTACTACACGTCCAGCCCCGCCAAGCAGGTGCAGTGGATCGCCTTCGGCGCGCTGGCCTTCGTGGCGCTCCTGTTCGTCAACTACCGCCACCTGCTCGAACACGCCTACGTGCTGTACCTGGTGGGCCTGGCCTCGCTCGTCTTCGTGCTCTTCTTCGGCGTCACCAGCGAGGAGATCTCCGCACGCCGCTGGATCGCGCTGGGGCCCCTCCGCGTCCAGCCCTCCGAGTTCATGAAGCTCTTCACGATCCTCGCGCTCGCGCGCTACCTGATGGACACCGAATCGCATCGCCACCTCGGCGGCCTGCTGGTGCCGTTCGCGCTCGTGCTGGCCCCGATGCTGCTGATCGTCAAGGAGCCCGACCTGGGCATGTCGCTGGTCTTCCTGCCCATCGCCCTCGCGATCCTGTACGCGGCGGCCGCCCGCCCGAGGCATCTGCTGCTGATCGTGGCCGCGCTGGCCCTCGCCGTGCCCCTGGCGTGGCCCCACCTGCGCCCGTACCAGAAGGAGCGCATCCTCGGGTTCCTGACCCAGGACGAGTCGCGCTCGCGCCAGGAGCTGCACCGCCTGGACCTCTACCAGCTCGAGCAGGCCAAGGTGGCGATCGGCTCGGGCCAGCTCTTCGGCCGCGGCTGGATGCAGGGCAGCCAGAACCGCCTGAACTTCATCCCGGCCAAGACTCGCAACAACGACTTCATCTTCGCCGTGATCTGCGAGGAGTGGGGCTTCGTGGGGGCCAACCTCGTGCTCGGCCTCTTCCTGCTGCTCCTGGCCCTCTGCGGCCGGATGGCGGAGGACGTGCATCACCCCGGCGGCCGCCTCATCGTGGTGGGCGTGGTGGCCATGCTGGGCACCCAGGCCGTCATCAACACGGCCATGGCTTCGGGCCAGATGCCCATCGTGGGCCTCACCCTGCCGCTCGTGAGCTACGGCGGCTCCTCGATCGTCGCGTCGCTCCTCGCGCTGGGGCTCGTCTTCAACGTCAGCGCCTACCGCCGCGTGAGCCTGGCCAGCGACACGCTGGACCCCGAGGCCGAGGCCCGCCGCGAACTGGCCCCCATCCCCGAAGAGAGTTTCATGCGGACCTGA
- a CDS encoding TIGR03960 family B12-binding radical SAM protein, with product MATPYDDFLLRVQQPAQYTGGEWNVVTKDHAAVDLTFALAFPDTYAIGMSHLGLAILYDVLNRQPHIAAERAFMPLPDMQAAMAARSLPLASLETRTPLAAFDAVGFSLQYEMGYTNVLAMLALAGIPLRAAERGDGCPLIVAGGPGAMAPEPLAPFIDLFAVGDGEEMALALAEAIRATRGRPRAERLAAIARSAPHFYAPALYREERDARGAFLGLRPLAPGVPATVRRAVVDDLDAAPYPERPLVPLVETVHDRITLEIMRGCTQGCRFCQAGMTRRPARARSVERLRQIACAAYDATGHSEISLASLSSSDHPELRALLAALAAAFEPKGVNLALSSLRVDDQLSDLPALVRGVRKAGLTIAPEAARDELRRRINKNITTDDLLHGARQAYQQGWRAIKLYFMIGLPGETDDDVDAIADLAHEVSAQRGGRGGDVNVSVSSFVPKPHTPFQWEPMDEPEVLHAKQARLRSRARGRRVRFKFHNVERSQIEGVLSRGDRRVAEALYRAWQLGAQLDAWDEHFRHPLWLQAFEDTGVRPADYAGRRWAEDEALPWDHIDAGVTKRFLLAEKRRAERGETTPDCRLSVCPNCGACVRAKPEPP from the coding sequence GTGGCTACCCCGTACGACGACTTTCTGCTCCGCGTGCAACAGCCGGCCCAGTACACGGGCGGCGAGTGGAACGTCGTGACCAAGGACCACGCTGCCGTGGACCTCACCTTCGCTCTCGCCTTCCCCGACACCTACGCCATCGGGATGTCGCACCTGGGCCTGGCCATCCTCTACGACGTGCTGAACCGCCAGCCGCACATCGCCGCCGAGCGCGCCTTCATGCCGCTGCCCGACATGCAGGCCGCGATGGCCGCCCGCTCCCTGCCCCTGGCGAGCCTGGAGACGCGCACGCCGCTGGCCGCCTTCGACGCCGTGGGCTTCTCCCTCCAGTACGAGATGGGCTACACGAACGTCCTGGCGATGCTCGCGCTCGCGGGCATTCCCCTGCGGGCCGCCGAGCGGGGCGACGGCTGCCCCCTCATCGTGGCCGGCGGCCCGGGCGCGATGGCCCCGGAGCCGCTGGCCCCGTTCATAGACCTCTTCGCCGTCGGCGACGGCGAGGAGATGGCGCTCGCCCTGGCCGAGGCCATTCGCGCGACGCGCGGGCGCCCGCGGGCCGAGCGCCTCGCGGCCATCGCCAGGTCCGCCCCGCACTTCTACGCGCCGGCGCTCTACCGCGAGGAGCGCGACGCCCGCGGCGCGTTCCTCGGCCTCCGGCCCCTGGCGCCGGGCGTGCCCGCCACGGTCCGTCGGGCCGTGGTGGACGACCTCGACGCGGCGCCCTACCCCGAGCGCCCCCTCGTGCCCCTCGTGGAGACGGTGCACGATCGCATCACGCTGGAGATCATGCGCGGCTGCACCCAGGGCTGCCGCTTCTGCCAGGCGGGCATGACGCGGCGGCCGGCGCGCGCGCGGTCCGTCGAGCGCCTGCGCCAGATCGCCTGCGCCGCCTACGACGCCACCGGGCACAGCGAGATCAGCCTCGCCTCGCTCTCCTCCAGCGACCACCCCGAGCTGCGCGCGCTCCTTGCCGCCCTGGCCGCGGCCTTCGAGCCCAAGGGCGTCAACCTCGCGCTCTCGTCGCTGCGGGTGGACGACCAGCTCTCGGACCTGCCGGCCCTCGTCCGCGGCGTGCGCAAGGCGGGCCTCACCATCGCGCCCGAGGCCGCGCGCGACGAGTTGCGCCGCCGCATCAACAAGAACATCACCACCGACGACCTTCTGCACGGCGCCCGCCAGGCCTACCAGCAAGGCTGGCGCGCCATCAAGCTCTACTTCATGATCGGCCTGCCCGGCGAGACCGACGACGACGTGGACGCCATCGCCGACCTCGCCCACGAGGTGTCGGCCCAGCGCGGCGGGCGCGGCGGCGACGTGAACGTCTCCGTCTCCTCCTTCGTCCCCAAGCCCCACACCCCGTTCCAGTGGGAGCCGATGGACGAGCCCGAGGTGCTCCACGCCAAGCAGGCCCGCCTCCGCTCGCGCGCCCGCGGCCGCCGCGTGCGGTTCAAGTTCCACAACGTCGAGCGCAGCCAGATCGAGGGGGTGCTCAGCCGCGGCGACCGGCGCGTCGCGGAGGCGCTCTACCGGGCCTGGCAACTCGGCGCCCAGCTCGATGCCTGGGACGAGCACTTCCGCCATCCCCTCTGGCTCCAGGCGTTCGAGGACACAGGCGTCCGCCCCGCCGACTACGCCGGCCGCCGATGGGCCGAAGACGAGGCCCTGCCCTGGGACCACATTGACGCGGGCGTGACCAAGCGCTTCCTGCTCGCCGAGAAGCGCCGGGCCGAGCGCGGCGAGACGACCCCCGACTGCCGCCTCAGCGTGTGCCCCAACTGCGGCGCCTGCGTGCGGGCGAAGCCCGAGCCCCCGTGA
- a CDS encoding MoxR family ATPase, whose translation MSSPEPPEGVLPLAAADSELEAVEKLNRAYGRLRAELGKVIVGQEQVIEHLLIAIFARGHGLLVGVPGLAKTLMVSTLARALDLGFSRVQFTPDLMPSDITGTEVIMEDRSTGERSFRFLKGPIFANVILADEINRTPPKTQAALLEAMQERQVTAGGEKRPLPDPFFVLATQNPIEQEGTYPLPEAQLDRFMFEIIVDYPSEQEEFDILRLTTAPFRAELEQVLNAQEIIALQGLVLKVPIAEHVIRYAMRLARATRLPAAEAPDFIRRYVRWGAGPRAGQYMILGGKARAVLNGRTYVATDDIRAVAHPVLRHRIITNFNAEAEGVTPDTLVDRLLEAVPAPEHDLAADPRMPAIFKEA comes from the coding sequence ATGTCGTCACCCGAGCCCCCCGAGGGCGTCCTTCCGCTGGCGGCCGCCGATTCCGAGCTGGAGGCCGTCGAGAAGCTCAACCGCGCCTACGGCCGCCTCCGCGCGGAGCTGGGCAAGGTGATCGTGGGCCAGGAGCAGGTGATCGAGCATCTGCTCATCGCCATCTTCGCGCGCGGGCACGGCCTGCTCGTGGGGGTGCCCGGGCTGGCCAAGACGCTCATGGTCAGCACCCTCGCGCGGGCGCTCGACCTCGGCTTCAGCCGCGTGCAGTTCACCCCCGACCTCATGCCGTCGGACATCACGGGCACCGAGGTGATCATGGAGGACCGCAGCACGGGCGAGCGCTCGTTCCGCTTCCTCAAGGGCCCGATCTTCGCCAACGTGATCCTGGCCGACGAGATCAACCGCACGCCGCCGAAGACTCAGGCGGCCCTGCTCGAGGCCATGCAGGAGCGGCAGGTGACGGCCGGGGGCGAGAAGCGGCCGCTGCCCGACCCCTTCTTCGTGCTGGCCACCCAGAACCCGATCGAGCAGGAGGGCACGTACCCGCTGCCCGAGGCCCAGCTCGACCGCTTCATGTTCGAGATCATCGTGGACTATCCGAGCGAGCAGGAGGAGTTCGACATCCTGCGGCTCACCACGGCGCCGTTCCGGGCCGAGCTCGAGCAGGTGCTGAATGCGCAGGAGATCATCGCCCTCCAGGGCCTCGTGCTCAAGGTGCCGATCGCCGAGCACGTGATCCGCTACGCCATGCGGCTGGCGCGCGCCACCCGGCTTCCGGCGGCCGAGGCGCCCGACTTCATCCGGCGCTACGTGCGCTGGGGCGCGGGGCCACGGGCCGGCCAGTATATGATCCTGGGCGGCAAGGCGCGCGCCGTGCTCAACGGGCGCACCTATGTGGCCACCGACGACATCCGCGCGGTGGCGCACCCCGTGCTGCGCCACCGCATCATCACCAATTTCAACGCGGAGGCCGAGGGCGTGACGCCCGACACGCTGGTGGACCGCCTCCTGGAGGCGGTGCCCGCGCCCGAGCACGACCTGGCGGCCGACCCCCGGATGCCGGCCATCTTCAAGGAGGCGTGA
- a CDS encoding alpha/beta fold hydrolase: MRERAVAFHSPARLVGILAEPEPATEARGLGVVFLHGWTGYRVGPHRIFVEAARRLAAAGCHTLRFDFRGRGDSEGDHEATTLDQMIEDARAARRLLAEQPGVRRTFWCGLCSGGNVTLGAASLDKDVDGLILWSTPLFAPDKTAHQEVRRRGLFLGEYLRKLFRRETYVKLIRGRLRFGLIARVLLGRRRPAAGARDPRDSARHIMRDLRGYHGPALFIYGSRDDEAVGAPEFYRRYCEENGIPAAFHTIEGANHSFYSVAWQDEVIGLTERWLLAAGGK, encoded by the coding sequence GTGCGCGAACGCGCCGTCGCCTTCCACAGCCCCGCGCGCCTCGTGGGCATCCTCGCCGAGCCCGAGCCGGCGACCGAGGCCCGCGGCCTCGGGGTCGTCTTCCTGCACGGCTGGACCGGCTACCGGGTGGGGCCGCACCGCATCTTCGTCGAGGCCGCCCGCCGCCTCGCCGCCGCGGGCTGCCACACCCTGCGGTTCGATTTCCGCGGCCGCGGCGACAGCGAAGGCGACCACGAGGCGACCACCCTCGACCAGATGATCGAGGACGCCCGGGCGGCCCGCCGCCTGCTCGCCGAGCAGCCGGGCGTGCGGCGCACCTTCTGGTGCGGCCTGTGCTCGGGCGGCAACGTCACCCTGGGCGCCGCGTCGCTCGACAAGGACGTGGACGGCCTGATCCTCTGGTCCACTCCCCTCTTCGCGCCCGACAAGACCGCCCATCAGGAGGTCCGCCGCCGCGGCCTGTTCCTCGGCGAGTATCTGCGCAAGCTCTTCCGCCGCGAGACCTACGTCAAGCTCATCCGGGGCCGGCTGCGCTTCGGCCTGATCGCCCGCGTGCTGCTCGGGCGCCGGAGGCCCGCCGCGGGGGCGCGCGACCCGCGGGATTCGGCCCGCCACATCATGCGCGACCTGCGCGGCTACCACGGGCCGGCGCTGTTCATCTACGGCAGCCGCGACGACGAGGCGGTGGGGGCGCCCGAGTTCTACCGGCGCTATTGCGAAGAGAACGGCATCCCCGCCGCGTTCCACACGATCGAGGGGGCGAACCACAGCTTCTACTCGGTGGCGTGGCAGGACGAGGTGATCGGGCTGACCGAGCGCTGGCTGCTCGCGGCGGGGGGAAAATAG